One genomic region from Halorussus rarus encodes:
- a CDS encoding RtcB family protein: MTTDDAEDTTYEAGDVTLHEVRDYVWEIPQEGDMRVPARVLASETLLDQIADDKTLEQLKNSTHLPGVRKYNVCMPDGHQGYGFPVGGVAGIDAQDGCISPGAVGYDINCGVRMLKTDLSYEDVQGREEELVDALFANIPSGLGGGGVVEGDIDTVEAILDRGMEWALEEGWAVEEDLAHCEDEGVRHDSDPAKVSQKAKDRGKNQIGSLGSGNHFLEVQRVTDTYLDDVADAYGLEEDQIVVLIHCGSRGLGHQVCTDYLRDIEKAHAGLLSQLPDKELAAAPAGSQLAEDYYDAMCASINFAWVNRQLIMHRTRQVFEKVFGSDWESLGMDLLYDVAHNIAKKETHTVEDGEERELYVHRKGATRAFPAGHEEVPGAYLDVGQPIIIPGSMGAGSYVLRGGEASMDLTFGSTAHGAGRTMSRTQAKQDYWGGDVQDELEQEHIYVKAQSGATVAEEAPGVYKDVDEVVRVSDALGIGDKVARTFPVCNIKG, translated from the coding sequence ATGACCACGGACGACGCGGAAGACACCACCTACGAGGCGGGCGACGTGACGCTCCACGAGGTCCGCGACTACGTCTGGGAGATTCCACAAGAGGGCGACATGCGCGTCCCGGCGCGCGTGCTGGCCAGCGAGACCCTGCTGGACCAGATCGCCGACGACAAGACCCTCGAACAGCTCAAGAACTCCACCCACCTGCCCGGCGTCCGGAAGTACAACGTCTGCATGCCCGACGGCCACCAGGGGTACGGCTTCCCGGTCGGCGGCGTGGCCGGCATCGACGCCCAGGACGGCTGCATCTCGCCGGGAGCGGTCGGCTACGACATCAACTGCGGCGTCCGGATGCTGAAGACCGACCTCAGTTACGAGGACGTACAGGGACGTGAGGAGGAACTGGTCGACGCCCTCTTCGCGAACATCCCCTCGGGCCTCGGCGGGGGCGGCGTCGTTGAGGGTGACATCGACACCGTCGAGGCCATCCTCGACCGCGGGATGGAGTGGGCCCTCGAGGAGGGCTGGGCGGTCGAGGAGGACCTCGCCCACTGCGAGGACGAGGGCGTGCGCCACGACAGCGACCCCGCGAAGGTCTCCCAGAAGGCAAAGGACCGCGGGAAGAATCAGATCGGGAGCCTCGGGTCGGGCAACCACTTCCTCGAGGTCCAGCGTGTCACCGACACCTACCTCGACGACGTGGCCGACGCCTACGGGCTCGAGGAGGACCAGATCGTGGTGCTCATCCACTGCGGGAGCCGCGGGCTGGGCCACCAGGTCTGCACCGACTACCTCCGGGACATCGAGAAGGCCCACGCCGGCCTACTCTCGCAGCTCCCGGACAAGGAGCTCGCGGCCGCCCCGGCCGGGAGCCAGCTCGCCGAGGACTACTACGACGCGATGTGCGCCTCGATAAACTTCGCGTGGGTCAACCGCCAGCTCATCATGCACCGGACCCGGCAGGTGTTCGAGAAGGTGTTCGGCTCCGACTGGGAGTCGCTCGGGATGGACCTGCTGTACGACGTGGCCCACAACATCGCGAAGAAGGAGACTCATACCGTGGAAGATGGGGAAGAGCGGGAGCTCTACGTCCACCGGAAGGGCGCGACCCGGGCCTTCCCGGCGGGCCACGAGGAGGTCCCCGGCGCGTACCTCGACGTGGGCCAGCCCATCATCATCCCCGGCAGCATGGGCGCCGGCAGCTACGTCCTCCGGGGCGGCGAGGCGTCGATGGACCTGACGTTCGGCTCGACCGCCCACGGCGCGGGCCGGACCATGAGCCGGACGCAGGCCAAGCAGGACTACTGGGGCGGCGACGTCCAGGACGAACTCGAGCAGGAGCACATCTACGTCAAGGC